CACCGCTGCCGACGTCAGCGGACTCATCGCCTACCTGGCCTCGGACGACGCGGCCGGCGTGACAGGACAGGCGATCGGCATCGGCGGCGACCGCATCCAGTTGTGGTCCCATCCCGAGCCCGTGGTCACGGAGTACCGTGACGGAGGCTGGACGACCGCCGCGCTCGAAGAGCTCTTCCCTACACTGATCGGCGAGCGGCTGCAGGACGTCGGCGAGAAGTTCCCGCCTCTTCCCGCCGAACTCCAGCGTCCTGCTCCTCAGGCCTGATGACCGTGGCCCGCTACGAGTCGGCCATCGACCTCGCCTCGATCACCGCCGTCGACATGCATGTGCACATCGAGGTCGATGAACACGGGCACACCTCGCTGCCACCCGACCTCGCCGACGCCGCCTCCGCCTACTTCTCGACAGAGGGGCCGCGCCCCGATCTCGACTCGGTGGCGTCCTACTATCGCGATCACCGCATGGCCGCAGTCGTCTTCACCGTCGACGCGACGACGCAATTGGGCCACAGGGGCCTCGCGAGCGAGGAGATCGCCGAGGGTGCAGCGCGCAACAACGACGTGCTGATCCCGTTCGGCTCGGTGGACCCGCGCCTCGGCATCGAGGCCGTCGACCGCGCACGGCGTCTCATCGACGAGCACGGCGTTCGCGGATTCAAGTTCCACCCCACTGTCCAGGGGTTCGATCCCAGCAATACGACGAACTACGCGCTCTACGGCGTCCTGCAGGACGCGGGAGTGGTCGCCCTGTTCCACACCGGGCAGACAGGCATCGGCGCAGGACTCCCCGGTGGGCGTGGCCTTCGTCTCGGGCTGTCGAACCCGATCCTGCTCGACCCGGTTGCCGCGGACTTCCCCGACCTGCAGATCGTCATGGCGCACCCGTCGGTGCCCTGGCAGGACGAGGCGCTGTCGGTGGCGACCCACAAGCACAACACCTGGATCGACCTGTCGGGCTGGAGCCCGAAGTACTTCCCGGAGAACCTCGTCAGGCACGCGAACACGCTTCTCCGGTACC
This genomic interval from Microbacterium sp. LWH11-1.2 contains the following:
- a CDS encoding amidohydrolase family protein, coding for MTVARYESAIDLASITAVDMHVHIEVDEHGHTSLPPDLADAASAYFSTEGPRPDLDSVASYYRDHRMAAVVFTVDATTQLGHRGLASEEIAEGAARNNDVLIPFGSVDPRLGIEAVDRARRLIDEHGVRGFKFHPTVQGFDPSNTTNYALYGVLQDAGVVALFHTGQTGIGAGLPGGRGLRLGLSNPILLDPVAADFPDLQIVMAHPSVPWQDEALSVATHKHNTWIDLSGWSPKYFPENLVRHANTLLRYRVLFGSDFPLLTPERWMRDVDKTSLRPEVMPGILKDNAARLLGLAH